The DNA sequence TTGACATAGTCCATCACCCACAAGAGAGCAGGATTGGTGCAGGCTTTGCCCTTCTTTGTGATGAAACTATcaattaaaatgaaagaaacagaatgaatatttatacatatatgatAAACAATAATGTTATGTGTCATGTGTTATGTATGCTGCGGTTGAGAGGGAAGAGATACTTACATGATGGCACTGATGGGACAATGCTCTGTGGTGGTCTGGAGCGAATACCCTTTGATTTTAATAAATGGTATTTTGGTTTTCGTGTAACTTCGGCAACATCCATGATACACTGTGGAAAGAAAAGATAATtagacaagaaaagaaaaagtaaatatGTCTATTATGAACCAGATTTGATGCGTTAAACTTAAATAACAAAACCAGCAATAAAAAGAAAGATAGAAAAAACAGTACACACCTGAAGACGCATCTGTGGCCAGCAGACACACTGCGAGCAGCGTGAACACTGTCACTGCAAGTTTCATTGACACCATGTCGTCCTCTTTGTTGGCAGCGGAGACTCTGAGCTGAGCTGTTGTCTCGTCTGTCTTCAGGTGGAGTCAGAGAGGGTTGTGCTGACTGAGCTGTCGATCACTGCTGCCTTTATactcttcagcagcagcaggaaactTCCACTCTACTTCAAGTTGCATCACCGCAAAAATCCCCAATCACTTTTCCTAATGGAAGATAAAAAAGGGGAAGATGTGGGGGaatatcacacacaaacacacacacagtagcacTATTGTTAGTCacctgtaaataagataaagtgCTGATTGTTTGTGTGGGTGCATGTTTAGTATTAAACACATGATAGGAATAGGAAAAACTCCAAGTaggaaaaaatgtcatgtcTAAAAATTTGTGTTTAAAGGTTGAGTTTCAgaggaagaaataaaaacaaccagactgatgATTCAGTGTTGTATATAAGTAAAATAATGTTGCTGTATTTTGGTTCAGCACAATAACATGATGGATATGAATCCAGCAGAATGGAGCAGAAACTCACTGGCACTCtgacaaaatatgaaaatataaagtataaaaaaaagaatttaactTTTAATTACAAACCACTGCAATAGATAAATATTCTGGGTGTTAGGTCACATATATTCGGTCTTTCCATCACCACACCTTGATACAACAAAGAGCGCTAAAGAGTGAGTGCAACATGGGAAGTTACACAGGTGCGGCTCCTCTCTAAGCGACTCTCACCATGAACACAGTGCAGTTAAGGGCAGaatatacactgctcaaaaaacacctaatagtcacagtataacaccaagtccAGTTAAAGTTCAGGGATATcagtctgtccatttaggaagcataTGTgactgtgaatcagtttcaactgctttggtgcaaattaaagtgacaacaggtgcaatggagaggcaaaagcaagacaaccccaaaaagagaatggttttacatgtggcgtccacagacagttgctctctctttatccttcctgactgattcttctctagttttgtgttctgctagtgtccgaGGCAGTACCATCAGCCctatcaggttgcacaggtccagctcctccaggatggcacatccatacatgCAGgcgcaagaaggtttgctgtgtctcccagcacggtctcaagagcatggaggagacacCAGGAGGCTGGCTATTacatgaggagagctggacGGGGCCGTAGAAGGACATCAATCCAGCAGCAGGA is a window from the Epinephelus fuscoguttatus linkage group LG15, E.fuscoguttatus.final_Chr_v1 genome containing:
- the ccl20a.3 gene encoding C-C motif chemokine 20a.3, with the translated sequence MVSMKLAVTVFTLLAVCLLATDASSVYHGCCRSYTKTKIPFIKIKGYSLQTTTEHCPISAIIFITKKGKACTNPALLWVMDYVNRLRNKAQMVHNKTSLEHE